The Erythrobacter sp. JK5 genome includes a region encoding these proteins:
- a CDS encoding SDR family oxidoreductase: protein MTGFAPATGDWAVITGAGRGIGRWLAQHFAAKGMRICALDIDAYEAEESARMCGDASRAHGCDVSDRAETGRVAEKLIAQGVEPSLLWINAGVGSADTVSDARPDTLDWLMGVNVMGPIHTAQAWLPVLKRQQGPRHVGITASSASVVPVSGPFTLYATTKQMTAAVGEALSAELAEDEIGVTILCPGILNTQIWNAAQARPDRFGGARQAPDAVGDHWRAQPGPEVLERGIDTVLARGGGWCIIPTEPDTESKMEARHRAQHHGFFHYALERA, encoded by the coding sequence ATGACCGGCTTTGCGCCCGCGACCGGCGACTGGGCAGTCATCACCGGTGCCGGGCGCGGGATCGGGCGCTGGCTGGCGCAGCACTTCGCCGCCAAGGGCATGCGCATCTGCGCGCTCGATATCGACGCCTACGAAGCGGAAGAAAGCGCCCGGATGTGCGGCGATGCGTCGCGCGCACACGGCTGCGACGTTTCGGACCGCGCGGAGACCGGGCGGGTCGCCGAAAAGCTGATCGCGCAGGGTGTGGAACCCTCGCTGTTATGGATCAACGCCGGGGTTGGCAGCGCCGACACGGTCAGCGACGCCAGGCCGGATACGCTCGACTGGCTGATGGGTGTCAACGTGATGGGCCCGATCCACACCGCACAGGCGTGGCTGCCGGTGCTGAAACGCCAGCAGGGGCCGCGCCATGTCGGGATCACCGCCAGCTCCGCCTCGGTGGTGCCGGTCAGCGGGCCGTTCACGCTCTACGCCACGACCAAGCAGATGACGGCGGCCGTTGGCGAGGCGCTCAGCGCCGAACTCGCCGAGGACGAGATCGGCGTCACAATCCTGTGCCCCGGAATCCTCAACACCCAGATCTGGAACGCCGCGCAGGCCCGTCCCGATCGTTTCGGCGGCGCGCGCCAGGCCCCCGACGCGGTGGGCGATCACTGGCGCGCCCAGCCCGGCCCCGAAGTGCTCGAACGGGGCATCGACACCGTGCTCGCACGCGGCGGCGGATGGTGCATTATCCCGACCGAACCAGACACCGAGAGCAAGATGGAAGCGCGCCACCGCGCGCAGCATCACGGTTTCTTCCATTACGCGCTGGAACGCGCGTAG
- a CDS encoding amidohydrolase family protein, whose product MAQFDLIIRGGTIVDGTGAQGFIGDVAIRDGVIAALGAVAGDAREEIDATGKIVAPGFVDIHTHYDGQATWDQEMAPSSWHGVTTVVMGNCGVGFAPAKPDRHEWLISLMEGVEDIPGTALSEGITWDWETFPEYLDALEKLPRAVDVATHVPHGAVRAYVLGDREQPGAVPTEADIAEMSRIVEEGVRAGALGFSTSRTVLHKSVDGELVPGTTATPEELVAIGKAMGRAKDAGGHAVFEMASDLQRDWNEFEWMGRLSREAGIPVTFAALESIAKEMPLKEQIETMRAENDNGANIVAQIALRGNGIIMAWQGTVNPFAFRPSWQAIKDLPRDQQKARLLDPAFKQQMLSEANDYSEAPMDIIGVVMVITQGWALQYEMDPDFDYEPDETASVNARARAAGVDPQEYAYDMLCREDATGFIYLPILNYAEGNLDFLHPLQHADDTVNSLSDGGAHCGTICDAASPTFMLEHWVKNRKRGERLTLEHAIKRQCHDTAKLYGLDDRGVIAPGYLADLNIIDMDALKLGRPWLAFDLPAGGKRLLQTADGYVATIKGGVVTFRDGKWTGATPGVLIRGPQRAELAEAAE is encoded by the coding sequence ATGGCGCAGTTCGACCTGATTATCCGGGGCGGCACGATCGTCGACGGCACCGGAGCGCAAGGCTTCATCGGGGACGTGGCTATCAGGGACGGCGTGATCGCCGCACTGGGTGCGGTCGCCGGCGACGCACGCGAGGAAATCGATGCGACAGGAAAGATCGTCGCCCCCGGCTTCGTCGATATTCACACCCACTACGACGGTCAGGCGACCTGGGATCAGGAAATGGCCCCGTCGAGCTGGCACGGCGTCACCACCGTGGTGATGGGCAATTGCGGCGTCGGCTTCGCGCCTGCCAAGCCGGACCGGCACGAATGGCTTATCAGCCTGATGGAAGGCGTGGAGGATATTCCGGGCACGGCGCTTTCCGAAGGGATTACCTGGGATTGGGAAACCTTCCCCGAATATCTCGATGCGTTGGAAAAGCTGCCGCGCGCCGTCGATGTCGCCACCCATGTGCCGCATGGCGCGGTGCGCGCCTATGTGCTGGGCGACCGCGAACAGCCGGGCGCCGTTCCGACCGAAGCCGACATCGCCGAGATGAGCCGCATCGTCGAGGAAGGCGTGCGCGCGGGTGCGCTCGGCTTCTCGACCTCGCGCACGGTGCTGCACAAGTCGGTCGATGGCGAGCTGGTGCCCGGAACCACCGCTACCCCCGAAGAGCTGGTCGCGATCGGCAAGGCGATGGGCCGGGCCAAGGATGCGGGCGGCCACGCGGTGTTCGAAATGGCCAGCGATCTCCAGCGCGACTGGAACGAATTCGAATGGATGGGCAGGCTCTCGCGCGAGGCCGGGATCCCGGTCACTTTCGCGGCGCTCGAAAGCATCGCAAAGGAAATGCCGCTCAAGGAGCAGATCGAAACGATGCGCGCCGAAAACGACAACGGCGCGAATATCGTGGCGCAGATCGCCCTGCGCGGAAACGGCATCATCATGGCCTGGCAGGGCACGGTGAACCCGTTTGCCTTCCGCCCGAGCTGGCAGGCGATCAAGGACCTGCCGCGGGACCAGCAGAAAGCCAGGTTGCTCGATCCCGCGTTCAAGCAGCAGATGCTGTCCGAAGCGAACGACTACTCCGAAGCGCCGATGGATATCATCGGCGTGGTGATGGTGATCACGCAAGGGTGGGCGCTGCAATACGAGATGGATCCGGATTTCGACTACGAACCGGACGAAACGGCCAGCGTCAACGCCCGCGCACGGGCGGCCGGGGTCGATCCGCAGGAATACGCCTACGACATGCTGTGCCGTGAGGACGCGACCGGCTTTATCTACCTGCCGATCCTCAATTATGCGGAGGGCAACCTCGATTTTCTCCACCCGCTGCAACACGCCGACGATACGGTCAACTCGCTCAGCGATGGCGGCGCGCATTGCGGGACGATCTGCGACGCGGCCTCGCCCACCTTCATGCTCGAGCACTGGGTGAAGAACAGGAAGCGTGGCGAGCGGCTGACACTGGAGCATGCGATCAAGCGCCAGTGTCACGACACGGCAAAGCTATACGGTCTCGATGATCGTGGGGTGATCGCGCCGGGCTACCTCGCCGATCTGAACATCATCGACATGGACGCGCTGAAGCTCGGTCGCCCGTGGCTCGCCTTCGATCTGCCCGCAGGCGGCAAGCGGCTGCTGCAAACCGCCGATGGCTATGTCGCGACGATCAAGGGCGGCGTGGTGACGTTTCGCGATGGCAAATGGACCGGCGCGACGCCCGGAGTGCTGATCCGCGGCCCGCAGCGCGCGGAACTCGCCGAAGCGGCCGAATGA
- a CDS encoding alpha/beta fold hydrolase yields MLGWTSLPALPFMQKETLIMMGDDDQIVLPINGRILASAIPNSRLEMIAGGGHLFLLTHADESIARLREFLDAPETEAEAGRVKAVAA; encoded by the coding sequence ATGCTCGGCTGGACCAGCCTTCCCGCGCTGCCATTCATGCAGAAGGAAACGCTGATCATGATGGGCGACGACGACCAGATCGTTTTGCCGATCAACGGGCGCATCCTCGCCTCGGCAATACCCAATTCGCGGCTGGAGATGATCGCGGGCGGCGGGCATCTGTTCCTGCTGACCCATGCCGACGAGAGCATCGCGCGATTGCGCGAATTCCTCGATGCGCCCGAGACCGAAGCCGAGGCGGGCCGCGTGAAGGCGGTCGCTGCCTGA
- a CDS encoding alpha/beta fold hydrolase, translated as MNDAVVTMEKVGGRTLRVATWRLDEPSDHLPILFFNGIGANIEAVAPLADEMSDRGFIMFDMPGTGESPDPVIPYNPFTMSWTAAELLGRHAIGEVDVMGVSWGGAMAQHFALQHPKRTRRLALAATTAGMLMVPGNPASFTKMANPRRYIDPEFMNEHFATLYGGVDADGAKHQKDSHIGRLKPPPRAAISTSCCACSAGPAFPRCHSCRRKR; from the coding sequence ATGAATGACGCTGTCGTCACCATGGAAAAGGTGGGCGGGCGGACGCTACGGGTTGCGACATGGCGGCTCGACGAGCCGTCCGATCACCTGCCGATCCTGTTCTTCAACGGTATCGGAGCGAATATCGAAGCGGTCGCGCCGCTGGCCGACGAAATGTCGGATCGCGGCTTCATCATGTTCGACATGCCGGGCACGGGCGAATCGCCCGATCCGGTGATCCCTTACAACCCGTTCACGATGAGCTGGACGGCAGCCGAACTGCTCGGACGGCACGCGATCGGCGAGGTCGACGTGATGGGCGTGAGCTGGGGCGGAGCCATGGCGCAACACTTTGCGCTCCAGCATCCCAAGCGTACCCGGCGTCTGGCTCTGGCGGCGACCACGGCGGGCATGCTGATGGTACCGGGCAACCCGGCATCATTCACCAAAATGGCCAATCCGCGCCGCTACATCGATCCCGAATTCATGAACGAGCATTTCGCGACGCTGTATGGCGGCGTCGATGCGGATGGCGCGAAGCACCAGAAGGACAGCCACATCGGCCGGCTGAAGCCCCCTCCCCGCGCGGCTATTTCTACCAGCTGCTGTGCATGCTCGGCTGGACCAGCCTTCCCGCGCTGCCATTCATGCAGAAGGAAACGCTGA